In the genome of Saprospira sp. CCB-QB6, one region contains:
- a CDS encoding OmpH family outer membrane protein, whose protein sequence is MKHIKLIGVGALGVLLGVLLFFLLDSSKTQKIAYVSLPDLLSQFDFAKESEQKVQLITDKRKAILDSLQYLIVKEDSSSRGALVQEYQLKEAQFEADLQTFQQELHTQVVEQLSQYLKDYNEKQKYDLILGARGDGAIMAASESINITEDVVIYINERYKGGAK, encoded by the coding sequence GTGAAGCATATAAAGTTAATAGGAGTAGGGGCCCTAGGGGTACTTTTAGGAGTCTTATTATTTTTTTTGCTAGATAGTTCGAAGACGCAAAAAATAGCTTATGTATCCTTGCCTGATTTGCTTAGTCAGTTTGATTTTGCTAAAGAATCAGAGCAAAAGGTACAATTGATTACAGATAAAAGAAAAGCAATTTTAGATAGTTTACAGTATCTTATTGTAAAAGAAGATAGTAGTTCTAGAGGTGCTTTAGTACAGGAATATCAGTTAAAGGAGGCTCAATTTGAAGCTGATTTGCAAACATTTCAACAAGAGTTGCACACACAAGTCGTCGAGCAATTGAGTCAGTATTTAAAGGATTATAATGAAAAACAAAAGTACGACCTAATTTTAGGAGCAAGGGGAGATGGGGCTATTATGGCAGCTAGTGAATCTATCAATATTACAGAAGATGTTGTAATTTATATAAATGAACGGTATAAAGGAGGGGCCAAGTAA
- a CDS encoding LamG domain-containing protein produces the protein MRNKLGILAILLLSGQLLLAQTGLVADLRMNGDADDVQGNHSATVNGATLTTDRYGRANSAYYFDGQDDYLELSNLNALKFSEFSYSVWVEVTTVSSGSYMPIISIGGSNGDQGIFIANNYYSQYTGCIGYGWTSCSSTTAYNASTGVVPSSTWHHIVYTRNATEGKIYMDGVLASTKTIPSSCPPYYATSLERAVVGMRFNQTKHFKGKLDELKIFNYALDADEVSAVYENSAEIGVCYLDMPEEEEGVVEYTEGVLTSSSLERTEINFSEQISPIAFCKVSPIPDLGDAGILGFSLQLSSFGEDEASSYVGVGFRQESRQYYFELGLDNIHIYMDKELIYTASNKTALGDRIELGLEQSEIHFYKNGLEIGEPQAISEKESGRLYLGLTGNTAAVENIRIRTICQEQDFNSNAELVINSTTYECMDFVAGPPYYELKDELDGAFYDCVSATVYFRYKESYLSETDLGYTIYDNSYNDVTTSFTLENVHRQDTKKEYGTSYFKLQGDNSTSGFYILEVYDAKGQVKYLRFKI, from the coding sequence ATGAGAAATAAGTTAGGGATTTTAGCCATATTGCTTCTAAGTGGGCAGTTATTATTGGCTCAAACGGGATTGGTCGCAGATTTACGAATGAATGGAGATGCGGATGATGTTCAAGGGAACCATTCTGCGACAGTAAATGGAGCGACTTTGACGACCGATCGTTATGGTCGTGCGAATAGTGCATATTATTTCGATGGACAGGACGATTACTTGGAGTTAAGTAATTTGAATGCCTTGAAATTTTCGGAATTTAGTTATTCCGTCTGGGTAGAAGTGACTACAGTTAGTTCGGGAAGCTATATGCCTATTATATCTATAGGGGGATCGAATGGAGATCAAGGAATATTTATAGCTAATAATTACTATAGTCAATACACGGGCTGTATTGGTTATGGTTGGACAAGTTGCTCAAGTACAACAGCATATAATGCAAGCACAGGAGTGGTTCCAAGTTCAACATGGCATCACATTGTTTATACAAGAAATGCTACAGAGGGGAAGATATATATGGATGGAGTTTTAGCTTCAACGAAGACTATCCCTTCAAGTTGCCCTCCTTATTATGCCACTTCTCTGGAACGAGCAGTAGTGGGAATGCGATTTAATCAGACAAAGCATTTTAAGGGGAAGTTAGATGAGCTGAAAATCTTTAATTATGCATTAGATGCTGATGAGGTTTCAGCGGTATATGAAAATAGTGCAGAAATAGGAGTGTGTTATTTGGATATGCCAGAGGAAGAGGAGGGAGTGGTAGAGTATACGGAGGGAGTACTCACGTCTTCTAGTTTAGAAAGAACAGAGATTAACTTTTCGGAGCAGATTTCCCCGATAGCCTTTTGTAAGGTTTCTCCCATTCCTGATTTAGGAGATGCAGGTATTTTGGGGTTTTCTCTACAGCTAAGTTCTTTTGGGGAAGATGAAGCCTCTAGTTATGTTGGGGTAGGTTTTAGACAAGAAAGTAGACAGTATTACTTTGAATTAGGCCTTGACAATATCCATATTTATATGGATAAGGAACTTATCTATACTGCGAGTAATAAAACAGCCTTAGGTGATCGAATAGAGTTAGGCTTAGAGCAAAGTGAAATTCATTTCTACAAAAACGGTTTAGAAATCGGGGAGCCTCAGGCTATTAGTGAGAAAGAATCGGGTAGGCTGTATTTGGGATTGACTGGTAATACTGCAGCTGTTGAGAATATTCGAATACGTACAATTTGTCAAGAACAAGATTTTAACTCAAATGCGGAGTTAGTCATTAACTCTACGACATATGAATGTATGGATTTTGTTGCAGGCCCTCCATATTATGAGTTAAAAGATGAATTAGATGGAGCTTTTTATGATTGTGTATCGGCTACAGTCTACTTTAGGTATAAGGAGAGCTATTTGTCAGAAACCGATCTAGGTTATACGATATATGATAACAGCTATAATGATGTAACAACTAGCTTTACGTTAGAAAATGTACATCGCCAGGATACTAAAAAAGAATATGGAACAAGCTATTTCAAATTGCAGGGAGATAATTCTACTTCAGGGTTTTATATTCTAGAAGTTTATGATGCAAAAGGGCAAGTTAAATATTTAAGGTTTAAAATTTAA
- a CDS encoding type II secretion system F family protein: MGIKLAQKEKKKVESSSSFWAFMNKDISFGGAFSAKKKQAFYEELALLLRAGLDLQTALELLKENLKKKKEQEILGRLLEEIISGARFFEAMQRLSVFSTYECYSIQIAEESGQLQAVLKDLAAFFRKSLKYRQQLISALSYPIFVMSFSFLALFFLLRYLVPMFSGIYERFGSELPYLTRLVVQASDYSSRYGGYVLLLLLGLIIFLYSQKKAVWWRKWRANILLFLPIFGPIIKRIYLARFAQSMALLLGARLPLLQAMDLLDQMIDFYPLELVLKSASQKVLQGDTLAEALGKGTIFNNQFLALIRVGEEAGQLGPMFGRLAEQYNEEIEQRTAIIGSLLEPVLIVALGLMVAVILVAMYLPLFQLSTSIGF, from the coding sequence ATGGGAATCAAATTAGCGCAAAAGGAGAAAAAAAAAGTGGAAAGCTCTAGTTCTTTTTGGGCTTTTATGAATAAGGATATTAGTTTTGGGGGGGCTTTTTCGGCTAAGAAAAAGCAAGCTTTTTATGAAGAGTTAGCGTTATTATTGCGGGCGGGTTTAGATTTGCAGACGGCCTTAGAATTATTGAAAGAGAATTTAAAGAAGAAAAAGGAGCAAGAGATTTTAGGGCGTTTATTAGAGGAAATCATTTCGGGGGCTCGTTTTTTTGAGGCTATGCAGCGTTTGTCTGTATTTTCGACTTATGAGTGTTATAGTATTCAGATTGCGGAAGAATCGGGTCAGTTACAGGCTGTATTAAAGGATTTGGCGGCTTTTTTCAGGAAGAGTTTGAAGTATCGGCAGCAGCTTATTTCTGCTCTATCGTATCCTATTTTTGTTATGAGTTTTTCTTTTTTGGCGCTTTTCTTTTTGCTGCGTTATTTGGTGCCCATGTTTTCGGGGATTTATGAGCGTTTTGGTAGTGAATTGCCTTATTTGACGCGTTTGGTCGTGCAGGCTTCGGATTATAGCAGTCGTTATGGGGGCTATGTTTTGCTCTTGCTGCTAGGGTTAATTATATTTTTATATAGTCAAAAAAAGGCGGTTTGGTGGCGAAAATGGCGGGCGAATATACTGTTGTTTCTGCCTATTTTTGGGCCGATTATCAAGCGAATATATTTAGCGCGTTTTGCTCAATCTATGGCTTTATTGTTAGGGGCGCGTTTGCCTTTGTTGCAGGCTATGGATTTATTGGATCAGATGATTGATTTTTATCCTTTAGAGCTAGTATTAAAATCGGCTAGTCAGAAGGTATTACAGGGAGATACTTTAGCGGAGGCTTTGGGAAAGGGAACTATATTTAACAATCAGTTTTTGGCGCTTATTCGAGTAGGGGAGGAGGCAGGTCAGTTGGGGCCTATGTTTGGGCGTTTAGCAGAGCAATATAATGAAGAAATAGAGCAGCGAACGGCTATTATTGGTAGTTTGTTAGAGCCTGTTTTGATTGTTGCCTTAGGGCTGATGGTGGCAGTTATTTTGGTGGCGATGTATCTACCGCTATTCCAGTTGAGCACATCTATTGGTTTTTAA
- a CDS encoding PulJ/GspJ family protein, whose translation MKKYAAFTLVELILVMLLATFVLSMGLLAHQIMDQLYRQYERETEAILELDAFRAILQTDFVRSRSAIWEEQRLILEMDSLQLSYSFERDFVCRQILEMEAKVDTVFCETKALRLYWEKALREENGPVDALDWEIEDLDFVFRIRSQKNRDQWESN comes from the coding sequence ATGAAAAAATATGCGGCATTTACTTTAGTAGAGCTTATTTTGGTGATGTTGTTGGCTACCTTTGTATTGTCTATGGGGTTGTTAGCTCATCAGATAATGGATCAATTGTATCGTCAATATGAGCGAGAGACGGAGGCAATTTTGGAATTGGATGCTTTTCGGGCCATCTTGCAGACTGATTTTGTGCGTAGTCGGAGTGCTATTTGGGAGGAGCAGCGGTTAATTTTGGAAATGGATAGTCTGCAGTTATCTTATTCTTTTGAGCGAGATTTTGTTTGTCGGCAAATTCTGGAGATGGAGGCCAAAGTAGATACTGTATTTTGCGAGACAAAAGCATTGCGTTTGTATTGGGAGAAGGCTTTGCGGGAGGAAAATGGGCCAGTAGATGCTTTAGATTGGGAAATAGAAGATTTGGATTTTGTATTTAGGATTAGGAGCCAAAAAAACAGGGATCAATGGGAATCAAATTAG
- a CDS encoding type II secretion system protein GspD — MKTKGLLLLLLMLVGHIAVQAQLDEDRFELLEEQLDRFSKQETNLNKKIDISALGTVSEIITAVAQQSKLNITIDPQLKQAVVSNFSKVKIKDLLLYLCRQYNLDLAFSGSIITVFPHKKELPVPKEKELAKYNAFTNKLSLDAKAEPLDKLLRSITQSTGQNVVASKKAQQLAVSVFVEKTEIEDALGLLARANELQLSKTDEGAFYLALKEEEIDPTLAKNKNAKNRLSMGAGVDYQAIQNLSMLVTTDSFSQEQYLDIEAIDIPLLDLIQAVSIELGQNYFLFEEGGANGGRGQQRGRNNNNNRQQNGTASNPAISMKLSHATYSEFLDYILTGTTLTYKLSEGIYLIGDREQEGLRTAKVVQLQNRSAQEIEKVIPSDLQERVDIQPFLELNAVLLSGAAPEVAEIEAFLQSIDKLVPVVNIELIILDVQRSLINESNLEMGLGESPASDQATLTPGVSFSFGAETINRLLNTLAGRGIVNLGRVVPNFYVSMGAVEDAGLIKTKSRPQLSTLNSHEATFTVGETRYYQETKTTVQGVQGTVTQQDVNFKSVQANFTIGILPQVSGDEQITVDITVSQSDFTGETQIGAPPAQYTRTFESALRVRNGEMIVLGGLNTKRKEESAKGAPFLARIPLLNLLGSRKKTKSDSELLIFIKPTIVY, encoded by the coding sequence ATGAAAACAAAAGGTCTGTTACTCTTACTCTTGATGCTTGTGGGCCATATTGCTGTGCAGGCACAATTGGATGAAGATCGGTTTGAGTTGTTGGAGGAACAGCTCGATCGTTTTTCTAAGCAAGAGACAAATTTGAACAAAAAAATAGACATTTCTGCTTTGGGGACGGTTAGTGAGATTATCACGGCGGTGGCTCAGCAAAGTAAGCTTAATATTACGATAGATCCGCAGTTGAAGCAGGCGGTTGTTAGTAATTTTTCTAAGGTTAAGATTAAGGATTTGTTGCTTTACCTTTGTCGGCAATATAATTTGGATTTGGCCTTTTCGGGTTCGATCATTACGGTTTTTCCGCACAAAAAAGAGCTTCCCGTACCCAAGGAAAAAGAGTTGGCCAAGTATAATGCGTTTACCAACAAATTGAGTTTAGACGCTAAGGCTGAGCCTTTAGATAAGTTATTGCGTTCCATTACGCAATCGACGGGACAAAATGTAGTGGCGAGTAAAAAGGCCCAGCAATTGGCGGTTTCGGTTTTTGTGGAAAAGACGGAGATTGAGGATGCTTTGGGGCTTTTGGCTCGGGCCAATGAATTGCAATTGAGCAAAACAGATGAAGGGGCTTTTTATTTGGCCTTGAAAGAAGAGGAAATTGATCCGACATTGGCCAAAAACAAGAATGCTAAAAATCGATTAAGTATGGGGGCTGGAGTTGATTATCAGGCCATCCAAAACCTTTCTATGCTTGTTACAACAGACTCGTTCAGTCAAGAGCAATATTTAGACATAGAAGCCATTGACATTCCCCTATTAGATCTTATTCAGGCTGTTTCTATTGAGTTGGGCCAAAATTATTTTCTATTTGAAGAAGGGGGCGCCAATGGGGGAAGAGGACAACAAAGGGGCCGTAATAATAATAATAATCGACAGCAAAATGGAACGGCTTCTAATCCAGCTATTTCTATGAAATTGAGTCATGCCACTTATAGTGAGTTTTTAGATTATATTTTAACGGGGACGACTTTAACCTATAAATTATCGGAGGGGATTTATTTAATTGGAGATCGAGAGCAGGAAGGTTTACGGACGGCAAAGGTCGTACAGTTACAAAATCGATCGGCTCAAGAAATTGAAAAAGTGATTCCCTCAGATTTGCAGGAGCGGGTAGATATTCAACCTTTTTTAGAGCTCAATGCGGTTTTATTGAGTGGGGCAGCTCCCGAAGTAGCAGAGATAGAGGCTTTTTTGCAGTCTATAGATAAGCTGGTTCCTGTCGTTAATATTGAGTTGATTATTTTGGATGTACAAAGGAGTTTAATCAATGAGAGTAATTTAGAGATGGGCTTGGGCGAGTCGCCTGCTAGTGATCAGGCAACCTTGACGCCAGGTGTATCTTTTAGTTTTGGGGCAGAGACTATCAACCGTTTGTTAAATACTTTAGCGGGAAGGGGAATTGTCAATTTGGGGCGGGTTGTCCCCAACTTTTATGTTTCGATGGGAGCTGTAGAAGATGCGGGCTTAATCAAAACGAAGTCAAGGCCACAGCTTTCAACTCTTAACTCTCATGAAGCGACTTTTACTGTGGGAGAAACTCGATATTATCAGGAAACTAAAACGACAGTTCAGGGGGTGCAAGGAACTGTGACTCAACAGGATGTAAACTTTAAATCTGTACAGGCCAATTTTACCATAGGAATTTTGCCTCAGGTATCTGGAGATGAGCAAATCACGGTAGATATCACGGTCAGCCAGTCTGATTTTACTGGAGAAACTCAGATTGGGGCGCCTCCAGCCCAGTATACCCGAACATTTGAGTCGGCTTTGCGAGTACGCAATGGCGAAATGATTGTATTGGGTGGTTTGAATACTAAACGCAAAGAGGAAAGTGCAAAAGGGGCGCCTTTTTTGGCTAGGATTCCCTTACTTAATCTTTTGGGAAGCCGAAAGAAAACAAAGTCAGATAGCGAGTTGCTTATTTTTATTAAACCTACAATAGTCTACTAA
- a CDS encoding GspE/PulE family protein, which produces MIDWEDRLQQIDRKLLQRLSDEEAWRYQLILFKEDEKGLHAAVAEDQSDLTALALELELLLGQTIQFYPLPKAVLQPFLGQHYRRDKSYRKQEKLSTTKDSLLSLLLEAEELGSSDIHFEVYEKKARIRLRIDGELIERYSLEKKDYPSLINKIKIKAQLDIAEKRLPQDGRIFLEEGGQKLDIRVSVLPTLYGEKVVMRLLRNNSSQMKLEELGFDAQSLRRYQEGMMMPEGLVLISGPTGSGKTTTLYASLHQLNTVGRNIITIEDPIEYTLEGINQVQLKEAIGLDFASSIRSFMRQDPNVIMVGEIRDRSTAEMAIRASLTGHLVFSTIHTNSAWGIVARLVDMGVPAYLLADTLNTAVAQRLVRLLCPACKQAEAFRPELLPYSYTLKQKISQHYLAKGCAACNYTGYKGRKAIYEVIRIDEDLAQHIKNKSFNVKTLLQERGVESLAEAAIKLLVAGESTIGELYPILAASS; this is translated from the coding sequence ATGATAGACTGGGAAGATCGCCTTCAACAAATTGACAGAAAATTGTTGCAACGCCTCAGCGATGAAGAAGCTTGGCGCTATCAGCTTATCCTATTTAAAGAAGATGAAAAGGGCTTACATGCCGCTGTGGCCGAAGATCAATCCGACTTGACTGCTTTGGCCCTAGAATTAGAACTCTTATTGGGCCAAACGATTCAGTTTTACCCCTTACCCAAGGCTGTTTTGCAACCCTTTTTGGGCCAACACTACCGCCGCGATAAAAGCTACCGAAAACAAGAGAAACTAAGCACTACAAAAGATAGCTTGCTTTCCCTACTCCTAGAAGCTGAAGAGCTTGGCAGTAGCGATATTCACTTTGAAGTCTATGAGAAAAAAGCTCGGATCCGCCTGAGAATAGATGGCGAATTGATCGAACGATATAGCTTGGAAAAGAAAGATTACCCCAGCCTAATCAATAAAATTAAAATTAAGGCCCAACTCGATATTGCCGAAAAACGCCTGCCCCAAGATGGCCGAATCTTTCTAGAAGAAGGCGGGCAAAAATTAGATATTCGAGTTTCTGTTTTGCCCACACTTTATGGCGAAAAAGTAGTTATGCGATTGCTCCGCAACAATAGCAGCCAAATGAAGCTAGAGGAGCTCGGTTTTGATGCTCAAAGCCTCAGACGCTATCAAGAAGGCATGATGATGCCAGAAGGCTTGGTACTGATTAGTGGACCAACAGGATCTGGGAAAACAACAACGCTTTATGCTAGTTTGCATCAACTCAATACTGTGGGCCGAAATATTATTACCATTGAAGATCCTATCGAATATACTTTGGAGGGAATCAATCAGGTGCAACTCAAAGAGGCTATTGGACTCGATTTCGCTAGTAGTATTCGAAGTTTTATGCGCCAAGACCCCAATGTAATTATGGTGGGGGAAATTCGAGATCGGTCTACAGCCGAAATGGCGATTAGAGCATCTTTAACGGGGCACTTGGTTTTTTCTACCATTCATACCAACTCTGCTTGGGGAATTGTGGCCCGTTTAGTAGATATGGGAGTACCCGCTTATTTGCTAGCCGATACCTTGAATACGGCAGTGGCTCAGCGCTTGGTGCGCTTACTTTGCCCCGCCTGTAAACAAGCAGAGGCATTTCGGCCAGAGTTGTTGCCTTATAGCTATACCTTAAAACAAAAAATTAGTCAGCACTATCTAGCAAAAGGTTGTGCAGCTTGTAATTACACGGGCTATAAAGGCCGAAAAGCCATTTATGAGGTTATCCGAATAGATGAAGATTTGGCCCAACATATTAAAAATAAATCATTTAACGTAAAAACATTACTTCAGGAAAGGGGAGTAGAAAGCTTGGCGGAAGCGGCTATAAAGCTTTTAGTGGCTGGAGAGAGCACAATAGGAGAGCTTTATCCTATTTTGGCTGCAAGTAGTTAG
- a CDS encoding prepilin-type N-terminal cleavage/methylation domain-containing protein: MPFFIELIKEMCSFVGQKNKHNISMKILKKKLSALTLTELMVVLVIIGILILLALPNMKGLFGQAYSLEAKKQLKFLHSLQEGYHAMNFRYSDDFKQLRFEPPKVKANGGDAVYDYEIVNASKQSFLARATATEDFDGDGQLNVWEINQDGQLQEVTLD, encoded by the coding sequence ATGCCTTTTTTTATTGAACTTATTAAAGAAATGTGTTCCTTTGTGGGGCAAAAGAACAAGCACAATATTTCTATGAAAATTTTAAAGAAAAAGCTAAGCGCTTTAACACTAACAGAACTCATGGTGGTCCTTGTCATTATTGGCATTCTCATTCTATTGGCTCTCCCCAATATGAAGGGACTTTTTGGCCAAGCATATAGCCTAGAAGCCAAAAAACAACTTAAATTCTTACATAGTCTACAAGAAGGCTATCACGCTATGAATTTTCGCTATTCCGATGATTTTAAACAACTTCGCTTTGAACCCCCAAAAGTGAAAGCCAATGGCGGAGATGCCGTTTACGATTATGAAATTGTCAACGCTTCTAAACAAAGTTTTTTGGCCAGAGCAACCGCTACCGAAGATTTTGATGGAGATGGCCAACTCAATGTTTGGGAAATTAACCAAGATGGCCAATTGCAAGAAGTGACCCTAGATTAA
- a CDS encoding peptidoglycan-binding protein encodes MNKLLLSTALFLLALLPFSCGVLLEEDLSKLKIELLAPNDGYSSNQELQELVWAADEVVDSFRLEVVQDSFSAISAYILDSTILGNSHRLTLSPGHYQWRVRGINGSSSTDYEIFNLRIETDSSLSHQSLYLIQPADLANFSTDSILFLWEGLSLAQSYRLQVASHPSFNSQLMLIDQQISQDYYLLQQQLGTGTFYWRLRAIRQHLDSTAWSATLSFSLNIAPELTQPSSASQINSLPANFSWRSASQHQRDSIYFYYENESNPFLIRASQTANFNLLANDTIGKGSGNYYWKVRAVGVNGQLSSYSPLWQVMIN; translated from the coding sequence ATGAATAAGCTACTTTTATCTACAGCCCTTTTTCTTTTAGCGCTACTCCCTTTTAGTTGTGGGGTTTTATTGGAAGAGGATCTTTCCAAGCTAAAAATAGAACTTTTGGCGCCTAATGATGGCTACAGCAGTAATCAAGAGTTGCAAGAGCTGGTTTGGGCTGCCGATGAAGTTGTTGATTCCTTTCGCTTAGAAGTTGTTCAAGATAGTTTTTCGGCAATTTCTGCTTATATCTTAGACAGTACAATTCTTGGGAATAGTCATCGGCTAACGCTTTCTCCGGGCCATTATCAATGGCGAGTAAGGGGCATCAATGGAAGCTCTAGTACAGATTATGAAATCTTCAATCTCAGGATTGAAACCGATAGCAGCTTAAGTCATCAGTCCTTGTACCTCATTCAGCCAGCAGATTTAGCTAATTTTAGTACTGATTCCATTCTTTTTCTTTGGGAGGGGCTCAGCTTGGCTCAAAGTTATCGTTTGCAAGTGGCCAGTCATCCCAGTTTCAATTCTCAATTGATGCTTATTGACCAGCAAATCTCGCAAGACTACTATCTGCTTCAGCAACAATTGGGAACAGGAACTTTTTATTGGCGACTAAGAGCTATCCGACAACATCTAGATAGTACTGCATGGAGCGCTACCCTATCCTTTTCACTGAATATTGCGCCAGAGCTTACACAGCCTAGTTCAGCTAGTCAAATCAATAGTTTGCCAGCCAACTTTAGTTGGCGAAGCGCTAGTCAGCACCAAAGAGATAGCATTTATTTTTATTATGAAAATGAAAGTAATCCATTTTTGATTAGGGCCAGTCAAACGGCTAATTTTAACTTGCTAGCCAATGACACGATTGGTAAGGGATCGGGCAACTATTACTGGAAAGTTCGTGCAGTGGGAGTCAATGGACAATTAAGCAGTTACAGTCCGCTTTGGCAAGTGATGATCAACTAG
- a CDS encoding toxin-antitoxin system YwqK family antitoxin, translating to MKNICLLMFIIGSVGAFAQSELRPLSMLEGDTLVRAKIFVKNPEKFKAKKGKMYFWYHKDRLLGTEAAYSGLLLEGLYERFYPNQNLLEKGFFHKGLKNGLWQKWWENGRLKEELNWKKGQKKGILRRYNAAGQLIEKGQYRKGKLHGKYYFFDPETGRCIQVERYKKGEKKVTKPKKERKKQPAKAKKPKPAQKEKKPKTKKKAKQKKKSATTSSK from the coding sequence ATGAAAAATATATGCCTACTGATGTTCATTATAGGTTCAGTTGGAGCTTTTGCTCAGTCTGAATTGCGCCCTTTGAGTATGTTAGAGGGGGATACTCTCGTTCGAGCTAAAATCTTTGTGAAAAACCCTGAAAAGTTCAAGGCGAAAAAAGGAAAAATGTACTTCTGGTACCATAAAGATCGTTTATTGGGTACAGAAGCCGCATATTCAGGCTTGTTGTTAGAAGGGCTTTATGAGCGTTTTTATCCAAATCAAAATCTTTTGGAAAAAGGCTTTTTTCATAAAGGGTTAAAGAATGGCCTTTGGCAAAAATGGTGGGAAAATGGGCGCTTAAAAGAAGAGTTGAATTGGAAAAAAGGGCAAAAAAAAGGAATTTTACGCCGCTATAATGCTGCTGGGCAATTGATTGAAAAAGGGCAGTATCGCAAAGGGAAATTGCATGGGAAATACTATTTTTTTGATCCTGAAACTGGCCGCTGCATTCAAGTAGAACGCTACAAAAAAGGAGAGAAAAAAGTAACTAAACCCAAAAAAGAACGGAAAAAGCAGCCAGCAAAGGCCAAAAAGCCTAAGCCAGCGCAAAAAGAAAAAAAGCCCAAAACAAAAAAGAAGGCCAAGCAAAAGAAAAAATCGGCAACTACTTCTTCAAAATAG